In one window of Chelmon rostratus isolate fCheRos1 chromosome 19, fCheRos1.pri, whole genome shotgun sequence DNA:
- the fam166b gene encoding protein FAM166B: MEKYGLLTPEPHYIPGYTGHCPQLRWGVGKSYSKLTAELLTSTEVKHTSRLVLRRGHAPPTESDLILRGIPDTDSKKTIPGYTGWIPRRQNYFACTYTETCRKVLSEFYQDRCAKTHWRSTDLPAVVNNHQCERPKPPLTAISDTVITYEPLKPPSSTTPDDDDPRKYFISGFLVGKGYPIMTNQALIQFGKQQRSDPKGQKDSTITPLPKIYPSNRGVVPSFTGHIPGYRFMYGHTFGQLSKNALEKRIFQEKSQNHQTLQ; the protein is encoded by the exons ATGGAGAAATACGGTCTGCTGACACCTGAGCCGCATTATATACCGGG GTATACAGGGCATTGTCCACAGCTGAGATGGGGTGTAGGGAAGTCTTATAGCAAGCTGACAGCCGAGTTGCTGACCAGCACTGAGGTGAAACACACCAGTCGCCTGGTCCTCCGCAGGGGTCACGCCCCCCCCACAGAGTCTGACCTGATACTGAGAGGCATCCCTGACACTGACTCGAAGAAGACGATACCGGGATACACAG GCTGGATTCCAAGAAGACAGAACTACTTCGCTTGCACCTACACTGAAACATGCCGTAAGGTGCTGTCTGAGTTTTACCAGGACAGGTGTGCAAAGACCCACTGGCGATCAACGGACCTGCCAGCTGTTGTCAACAACCACCAGTGTGAA AGACCGAAACCCCCTTTGACGGCAATCTCTGACACAGTAATCACCTACGAGCCCTTGAAGCCCCCATCCTCCACAACACCGGATGACGATGACCCACGCAAGTACTTTATCTCAG GCTTCCTAGTTGGCAAAGGTTATCCCATCATGACCAACCAGGCATTGATCCAGTTTGGGAAGCAGCAGCGAAGCGACCCTAAAGGACAAAAGGACAGCACAATAACTCCATTGCCCAAAATCTATCCCTCAAACCGGGGTGTGGTGCCGTCATTCACAGGACATATCCCAG GATACCGGTTCATGTATGGACATACCTTTGGTCAACTTTCCAAGAATGCACTGGAAAAGAGGATCTTTCAGGAAAAGTCACAAAACCATCAAACGCTTCAATAA
- the si:dkey-106l3.7 gene encoding uncharacterized protein si:dkey-106l3.7 isoform X2 — protein sequence MTAWADFSAVHFLVAVQKQKWREGTEGERLEMNLYRSFGNLMEAWVSEGGQSSDSEWPGNNDEDSPTPPSDMGTNLRSESVDSGVETASSETSFPANAEIEAFIPETEGLSPASTSQSPVLCSPPPSSSSSSSSPRLCPSRAQEGSVALHQKLEQALQRTDSKHRKAEPFTVDEVLRRRPRSSFLPKRHTSELVRGQRLESFGLRRTVNPLVPARQTCRRPLSMNCDRHPAQARLEELGEGEGKGLSPGLSYLEQVCQMLEDTARQQIHSRALQMEMKALRQHQHLEAFNTHHSGSKAAEEDLSSSRSFESTEFSTFNSSEPPRRKDYGHFRQRSASDTAIATLHLRMLNADCRGQHLNTEDLLENEEEEAEENEVQSKKEETNKSNKNWKFKIGSLRREEPAEREVKSQQMQSSEKNSARRRLSQLFRRNRRKTARRNDDE from the exons ATGACTGCGTGGGCTGACTTTTCTGCTGTTCATTTTCTTGTCGCAGTTCAGAAACAGAAGTGGCGTGAGGGGACAGAGGGGGAACGTTTGGAGATGAATCTATACAGGAGCTTTGGAAACCTCATGGAGGCTTGGGTATCTGAAGGAGGCCAGTCTTCGGACTCAGAGTGGCCGGGAAATAATGATGAGGACTCTCCTACACCTCCGTCTGACATGGGGACAAACCTGCGCTCAGAATCGGTGGACTCTGGAGTGGAGACAGCCAGCtctgagacgtcctttcctgCTAACGCAGAAATAGAAGCATTTATACCAGAGACAGAAGGACTCTCTCCAGCTTCAACATCACAGTCTcctgtcctctgctctcctccaccttcctcatcctcctcctcctcctcaccgcGACTCTGTCCCAGCAGGGCTCAGGAGGGCTCCGTGGCCTTGCACCAAAAGCTGGAGCAAGCACTACAGAGGACTGACTCCAAACATCGAAAAGCGGAGCCCTTCACGGTTGATGAGGTGCTCAGGCGACGACCTCGATCATCTTTCCTACCCAAAAGGCACACATCTGAGCTAgtgagaggtcaaaggttgGAGAGTTTTGGCCTCAGGAGGACGGTCAACCCATTAGTGCCCGCAAGGCAGACATGCAGACGACCGCTGTCTATGAACTGTGACAGGCATCCAGCTCAGGCAAGATTAGAG GAGCTTGGTGAGGGGGAAGGAAAAGGACTGAGTCCTGGGCTCAGCTACTTGGAGCAGGTGTGCCAAATGTTAGAAGATACTGCCAGACAACAGATTCACAGCCGAGCGTTACAGATGGAGATGAAAGCCCTGCGGCAGCATCAACACTTAGAG GCTTTCAACACCCATCACAGTGGCTCTAAAGCTGCTGAGGAGGACCTCTCTTCCAGTCGAAGTTTTGAAAGTACAGAATTTTCCACGTTCAATTCCAGTGAACCCCCGCGTCGGAAAGATTACGGACATTTCCGGCAGAGATCAGCTTCAGACACAGCTATTGCAACGCTGCATTTAA GAATGTTGAATGCAGACTGCAGAGGGCAGCATCTGAATACAGAAGACCTGCTGgagaatgaagaggaagaggcagaggagaatgAAGTGCAG TCTAAAAAAGAGGAGACTAATAAATCCAACAAGAACTGGAAGTTTAAAATTGGGTCTTTGAGAAGAGAAGAGCCTGCTGAGAGAGAAGTAAAGAG CCAACAGATGCAGTCATCTGAGAAGAACTCAGCCCGGCGACGGTTGAGCCAGTTGttcaggaggaacaggaggaaaactGCCCGtagaaatgatgatgaatga
- the LOC121623547 gene encoding iporin, with the protein MIGASSLSGDTLIACHFPVVQLPTWQLPVQALCSSPKRQGRLCSVGLTRAVSLPEQDSLNREHAFSGGRRHFSSSYSSLNEDRAEEEGGSDSSGRYDSTSSPEETSSHLKKESSGARGSLRTHNSFLPNAELDEDEEDEDSDGGNLHRYHEDSSFVLHGNSNWPLSNGARNYTMSHGNVGSEWGKEGTVLGSESDHEWLSNQPNRLDSLQTECQCFHVSRSGTVAHGEQDSDRLKDNMSCCIHSQHKCSPELLSNSHTEYVSDSSCNSSDGVLVNFCTIYNRSNNPATPHDLSSPAGHPSQPSEGSVFLNLQPVPKTPAEDLQHEDTKVHCPLKEDLDMMPSASCWSPQGLDSNCNVYSLEPVPPGLSSLEVSDLTACLQSQATLAMGTNQKYYKLVTCDLSSQSPSPAWSSHTSCPEGQSRSSPFPPSEHLALDHKKEVQHKEVKKEKEDQEKEMRCSSAQCSAGFDCSQLQTCDYQVATTSTEKALCGKKHTDSIQNLSHTPCSLCPSQCSPHSSKGQGTSIASTQPSVILDQQHSDTDAAEEGACSLENPVMRYSKAQRPTSLPIQPFVLVPAGKPQAQHLGCLLEQYMSQKSSKTGASQPSFKFKGKRSQCFSNLQLSPMGSHYPIFLEAPSSSDTCSTCTPSPECFSRRHTWSQSSRSQGHLSPCTSKSSLDPTHTSPKPTLVQVEDKTSPYSGKTQATTFLNMTPVPNQSNLVKIPTYQDLINLSPEQSHGKTEPKSPAQSQTHTSYHSIFSHTPPTLPLTTDTCHPNLQVSLSPPTSLQPEKKFPQYRAAPAADSGFFHGSFTAALSSVAPLSSLSSLLSLAASGLHPHQIQADSAGLGGKPSQSQHSESLILSDRPPTEFCLSPDTSYESMSISHLQRRGLLRSVSRAVDLIMAHFGSSRDPEEKMRLGNSSRSPTIAGLVLEHLCPTIQNILEDGLRDHKLDLIIGQRRNHSWSVVEVSTRIGPSTKVLHSLVSKIRLCPQLTSHCMRLRAFIMGLLNLRALEFWLSHLQSQRDVVTTYYHSWGFLSMSLGQCQPLFQELLLLLQPLSVLPFDLNLLLEHRLLHNRQLCSEEEGVSPPPPCSALLATSWPLLQADKKIDSSQQANISHQIVRHHQESLSSQNCMKQDCKGTQAHRSPSLAPIPEWWSKEPGLTDDVVEGEDCSQNNADTWSQISMDSRHEERRGEKDTETPNASTCVQAESPCQGWLRWAKLFGASDTSTRTETVSQSHMGAQTSRYKRPSQWLHLDRSQLGLLAQSIRSMKLGVAQTEKDS; encoded by the exons ATGATTGGAGCATCCAGCCTCTCGGGGGACACGCTGATAGCTTGCCACTTCCCTGTGGTTCAGCTTCCCACTTGGCAGCTTCCTGTCCAGGCGCTGTGCAGCTCGCCCAAGAGGCAAGGCCGGCTGTGCTCAGTGGGCCTGACCAGAGCCGTGTCCCTCCCAGAACAAGACTCGCTGAACCGAGAGCATGCCTTCAGCGGTGGCCGGAGACATTTctccagcagctacagcagtcTCAATGAGGAccgggcggaggaggaggggggcagtGACAGCAGCGGGAGGTACGACTCCACTTCGTCACCAGAGGAGACGAGCTCCCATCTGAAGAAGGAAAGCTCTGGAGCCAGAGGCAGCCTGCGGACGCACAACTCATTCCTCCCCAACGCAGAGCtagatgaggatgaggaagatgaggataGTGATGGAGGCAATCTGCACAGATATCATGAGGACTCATCTTTCGTGTTGCATGGAAATTCCAATTGGCCTCTAAGTAATGGTGCCAGAAATTATACGATGTCCCATGGGAATGTGGGCAGTGAATGGGGCAAAGAAGGGACTGTGTTGGGAAGTGAGAGTGACCACGAGTGGCTCTCTAACCAGCCTAACAGGCTGGACTCACTGCAGACTGAATGCCAGTGCTTTCATGTGAGCAGATCTGGCACCGTGGCTCATGGAGAGCAGGActcagacagactgaaggaTAACATGTCCTGCTGCATCCACAGCCAACACAAATGTTCCCCCGAGCTGCTCTCCAACAGTCACACAGAGTATGTGAGCGACTCCTCCTGTAACAGCTCTGATGGCGTCTTGGTGAACTTCTGCACCATCTATAACCGGAGCAACAACCCCGCCACGCCTCATGACCTCAGCAGTCCTGCAGGTCACCCCTCCCAGCCATCTGAGGGATCTGTGTTCCTCAACCTCCAGCCTGTTCCCAAGACTCCAGCCGAAGACCTCCAACACGAAGACACGAAAGTTCACTGTCCCCTAAAAGAGGACCTTGACATGATGccctctgcttcctgctggTCTCCTCAGGGGCTCGACTCAAACTGCAACGTTTACTCCCTGGAGCCGGTACCCCCGggcctctcctctctggagGTATCTGACCTGACTGCCTGTCTCCAAAGCCAGGCCACATTGGCCATGGGAACCAATCAGAAGTACTACAAACTTGTGACTTGTGACCTCTCCTCCCAGTCGCCCAGCCCGGCCTGGTCCAGCCACACCAGCTGCCCTGAGGGGCAGAGCAGAAGTAgccccttccctccctctgagCACCTCGCTCTTGATCATAAGAAAGAAGTACAACACAAAGAAGTCAAGAAG GAGAAAGAGGAtcaggaaaaggaaatgaggTGTTCCTCTGCACAGTGCAGTGCCGGGTTTGATTGCTCTCAGCTTCAGACCTGTGATTACCAAGTTGCCACCACCTCCACTGAGAAAGCCCTCTGCGGGAAGAAACATACAGACAGCATCCAAAACCTCTCCCACACACCCTGCTCACTGTGCCCCAGCCAGTGTAGCCCACATAGCAGCAAAGGCCAAGGCACAAGCATTGCATCCACACAGCCATCTGTGATTCTGGACCAGCAGCACTCTGATACTGATGCTGCTGAGGAAG GGGCGTGTTCATTGGAAAATCCAGTGATGCGGTACAGTAAGGCCCAGAGACCAACCTCGTTGCCCATCCAGCCCTTCGTCCTGGTCCCCGCAGGCAAACCCCAGGCCCAGCACTTGGGCTGCCTTCTGGAGCAGTACATGAGTCAAAAGAGCAGCAAGACTGGTGCCTCCCAACCAAGCTTCAAGTTCAAGGGCAAAAGGAGTCAGTGCTTTTCAAACCTTCAGCTGTCACCAATGGGCAGCCACTACCCCATCTTCCTTGAGGCTCCTTCGAGCTCTGAtacctgctccacctgcacgCCGAGTCCAGAGTGCTTCAGCCGCAGACACACGTGGAGCCAGTCCAGCAGAAGCCAGGGACACCTAAGTCCATGTACATCAAAAAGCAGCCTGGATCCAACTCACACTAGTCCAAAGCCCACACTGGTTCAGGTGGAGGATAAAACAAGCCCATACTCAGGCAAAACTCAGGCTACCACTTTTTTAAATATGACCCCAGTCCCAAATCAGTCCAACCTTGTTAAAATCCCCACCTACCAGGACCTGATTAACCTCAGCCCTGAGCAAAGCCATGGCAAGACTGAGCCCAAAAGTCCCGCTCAGTCCCAGACCCACACCTCCTACCATTCTATATTCTCTCATACACCACCCACTTTACCCCTAACCACTGACACCTGTCACCCAAACCTGCAGGTGTCCCTGTCTCCTCCCACTAGCTTACAACCAGAAAAGAAGTTCCCTCAGTACCGGGCGGCACCTGCAGCTGACTCTGGCTTTTTTCACGGTAGTTTTACAGCTGCCCTCTCCTCAGtagctcctctctcctccttgaGTTCTCTGCTGTCCTTGGCTGCTTCTGGGCTGCACCCACACCAAATCCAGGCAGACTCCGCTGGGCTCGGTGGCAAGCCGAGTCAGAGTCAGCACAGTGAGTCTCTGATCCTGAGCGACAGGCCGCCCACAGAGTTCTGCCTCTCACCCGATACATCTTACGAGTCCATGTCTATTAGCCATCTtcagaggagag GTTTGCTGAGGTCTGTGAGTCGGGCGGTGGATTTGATCATGGCTCACTTTGGCAGCAGTAGAGACCCAGAAGAAAAG ATGCGTCTGGGTAACAGCTCTCGCAGCCCGACAATCGCCGGTCTGGTCCTGGAACATTTGTGTCCAACGATCCAGAATATTTTAGAGGACGGTCTTAGGGATCACAAACTGGATCTCATCATTGGGCAGCGGCGCAACCACTCTTGGAGTGTAGTGGAAGTCTCTACCAGGATTG GTCCATCCACAAAGGTCCTTCACAGCCTGGTCTCCAAAATCAGACTATGCCCCCAGCTCACCAGCCACTGCATGAGACTGAGAGCCTTCATCATGGGCCTGCTTAA CTTGAGAGCTTTGGAATTCTGGCTCAGTCACCTTCAGAGTCAAAGAG ATGTGGTAACAACATACTACCATTCTTGGGGGTTCCTGTCTATGTCACTGGGTCAGTGTCAGCCCCTGtttcaggagctgctgcttctgctgcagccGCTGTCCGTGTTGCCCTTTGACCTCAACCTGCTCCTGGAGCACCGACTGTTACATAACAGACAGCTGTGTTCGGAGGAGGAGGGTGTTTCTCCACCTCCACCGTGCTCAGCCCTCTTAGCGACCAGCTGGCCATTACTGCAAGCTGACAAGAAGATAGACAGCAGCCAGCAAGCTAACATTTCACATCAGATAGTTCGCCATCACCAAGAGTCTCTCAGTTCTCAGAATTGCATGAAGCAGGATTGCAAAGGGACGCAGGCCCACAGGAGTCCGTCATTAGCTCCTATTCCAGAGTGGTGGTCGAAAGAGCCTGGCCTTACAGATGATGTGGTTGAAGGGGAGGACTGTAGCCAGAATAATGCAGATACTTGGTCTCAAATAAGTATGGACAGCAGGcatgaagagaggaggggagagaaagacacTGAGACCCCAAATGCGTCAACTTGTGTCCAGGCTGAGAGTCCATGTCAGGGTTGGCTTCGCTGGGCCAAACTGTTTGGGGCATCCGATACTTCCACCAGGACAGAGACGGTTTCCCAGAGTCACATGGGAGCACAAACCAGTAG GTACAAACGACCATCACAGTGGCTGCATTTGGACAGATCGCAGCTTGGACTATTGGCTCAATCCATCAGGTCAATGAAGCTAGGAGTCGCTCAGACTGAGAAGGACTCCTAA
- the rnf208 gene encoding RING finger protein 208, which yields MSCLRRQPVTIPMDTVKIIQSEKFPRECPVPVTQPRYAPPPRVAWDGGGEGEIIVNQACSDLALDIAGSPRPMVSPAAPVTRREQSFLAQRKTSANEICYHQFHYKMEDVIVNQYVLRSSSTSSSTSSSSSSGPVMPCEPLDCPTCGHTYNFAGKRPRILSCLHSVCEECLQILYESCPKYKFISCPTCRRETVLFTDYGLAALAINTSILSRLPSDPNGPVQWGGDADRSCYQTVRQYCQSACTCQIANPLSSCGIM from the coding sequence ATGTCCTGCCTCAGGCGTCAGCCCGTCACCATCCCCATGGACACCGTCAAGATCATCCAGTCGGAGAAGTTCCCCAGAGAGTGCCCTGTGCCTGTCACCCAGCCGCGCTATGCCCCGCCCCCCAGAGTGGCGTGGGACGGCGGAGGTGAAGGCGAAATCATCGTCAACCAGGCCTGCAGCGACCTGGCCCTGGACATCGCTGGCTCCCCCCGGCCTATGGTGTCCCCAGCGGCCCCCGTGACGCGCAGGGAGCAGAGCTTCCTGGCGCAGCGCAAAACCAGTGCCAACGAAATCTGCTACCACCAGTTCCACTACAAGATGGAAGACGTCATAGTCAACCAGTACGTGCTgcgctcctcctccacctcctcctccacttcttcctcctcctcctcggggCCCGTCATGCCGTGCGAGCCCCTGGACTGCCCCACCTGCGGTCACACCTACAACTTCGCCGGCAAGCGCCCGCGCATCCTCTCCTGCCTGcactcagtgtgtgaggagTGCCTGCAGATCCTCTACGAGTCCTGTCCCAAATACAAGTTCATCTCCTGCCCCACGTGCCGGCGCGAGACAGTGCTGTTCACTGACTATGGCCTGGCTGCTCTGGCCATCAACACCAGCATCCTGAGCCGCTTGCCCTCTGACCCCAACGGGCCCGTGCAGTGGGGCGGGGATGCCGACCGCAGCTGCTACCAGACTGTGCGCCAATACTGCCAGTCAGCCTGCACCTGCCAGATCGCCAACCCCTTGTCCTCCTGTGGCATCATGTAG
- the si:dkey-106l3.7 gene encoding uncharacterized protein si:dkey-106l3.7 isoform X1, giving the protein MTAWADFSAVHFLVAVQKQKWREGTEGERLEMNLYRSFGNLMEAWVSEGGQSSDSEWPGNNDEDSPTPPSDMGTNLRSESVDSGVETASSETSFPANAEIEAFIPETEGLSPASTSQSPVLCSPPPSSSSSSSSPRLCPSRAQEGSVALHQKLEQALQRTDSKHRKAEPFTVDEVLRRRPRSSFLPKRHTSELVRGQRLESFGLRRTVNPLVPARQTCRRPLSMNCDRHPAQARLEELGEGEGKGLSPGLSYLEQVCQMLEDTARQQIHSRALQMEMKALRQHQHLEAFNTHHSGSKAAEEDLSSSRSFESTEFSTFNSSEPPRRKDYGHFRQRSASDTAIATLHLRMLNADCRGQHLNTEDLLENEEEEAEENEVQQSKKEETNKSNKNWKFKIGSLRREEPAEREVKSQQMQSSEKNSARRRLSQLFRRNRRKTARRNDDE; this is encoded by the exons ATGACTGCGTGGGCTGACTTTTCTGCTGTTCATTTTCTTGTCGCAGTTCAGAAACAGAAGTGGCGTGAGGGGACAGAGGGGGAACGTTTGGAGATGAATCTATACAGGAGCTTTGGAAACCTCATGGAGGCTTGGGTATCTGAAGGAGGCCAGTCTTCGGACTCAGAGTGGCCGGGAAATAATGATGAGGACTCTCCTACACCTCCGTCTGACATGGGGACAAACCTGCGCTCAGAATCGGTGGACTCTGGAGTGGAGACAGCCAGCtctgagacgtcctttcctgCTAACGCAGAAATAGAAGCATTTATACCAGAGACAGAAGGACTCTCTCCAGCTTCAACATCACAGTCTcctgtcctctgctctcctccaccttcctcatcctcctcctcctcctcaccgcGACTCTGTCCCAGCAGGGCTCAGGAGGGCTCCGTGGCCTTGCACCAAAAGCTGGAGCAAGCACTACAGAGGACTGACTCCAAACATCGAAAAGCGGAGCCCTTCACGGTTGATGAGGTGCTCAGGCGACGACCTCGATCATCTTTCCTACCCAAAAGGCACACATCTGAGCTAgtgagaggtcaaaggttgGAGAGTTTTGGCCTCAGGAGGACGGTCAACCCATTAGTGCCCGCAAGGCAGACATGCAGACGACCGCTGTCTATGAACTGTGACAGGCATCCAGCTCAGGCAAGATTAGAG GAGCTTGGTGAGGGGGAAGGAAAAGGACTGAGTCCTGGGCTCAGCTACTTGGAGCAGGTGTGCCAAATGTTAGAAGATACTGCCAGACAACAGATTCACAGCCGAGCGTTACAGATGGAGATGAAAGCCCTGCGGCAGCATCAACACTTAGAG GCTTTCAACACCCATCACAGTGGCTCTAAAGCTGCTGAGGAGGACCTCTCTTCCAGTCGAAGTTTTGAAAGTACAGAATTTTCCACGTTCAATTCCAGTGAACCCCCGCGTCGGAAAGATTACGGACATTTCCGGCAGAGATCAGCTTCAGACACAGCTATTGCAACGCTGCATTTAA GAATGTTGAATGCAGACTGCAGAGGGCAGCATCTGAATACAGAAGACCTGCTGgagaatgaagaggaagaggcagaggagaatgAAGTGCAG cAGTCTAAAAAAGAGGAGACTAATAAATCCAACAAGAACTGGAAGTTTAAAATTGGGTCTTTGAGAAGAGAAGAGCCTGCTGAGAGAGAAGTAAAGAG CCAACAGATGCAGTCATCTGAGAAGAACTCAGCCCGGCGACGGTTGAGCCAGTTGttcaggaggaacaggaggaaaactGCCCGtagaaatgatgatgaatga